The region CCAGCCGAATAGGCTTAATGTGCCTTATAAATGTTCCAGCTAGGCGGGCTCCGTGTCAAGCCGCTGCCCGGCGGCAATCAGTTTACAGTTTTCCCGGGCTCCGGTAGACTCGGGCGTATGCAACTATTGGGCGTTACATTGCAATCTCCGTTCGTGGCCGCCCCGATGGCCGGGGTGAGCAGCCCGGCTTTTCGCCTGATGGCCCGCCGGGCCGGGGCGGCGATGGTCTACAGCGAGATGATCAGCGCCATAGGGCTCATGCGCCACCAGCCCCAGACCCGGCGCCTCATGCGCCAGATTCCCGGCGAGCGCCCCCTGGTCTTGCAGCTTTTCGGCTCCGACCCCGAGGCCATGCACCAGGCGGCCAAGGTGGCCAGCGCCGAGGAGGTGGACGCCCTGGACGTGAACATGGGCTGCCCGGTGAAGAAAGTCCGCCGCCAGGGCGCGGGCAGCGCACTGCTGGCCAGCCCCTCCCACGCGGCCGAGGTCTTCGCCGCGGTGAAGGAGGGCTCCCGCCTGCCGGTGAGCGCCAAGATCCGCCTGGGCCCCCGGCCCGACACCACCGAGACTCTGGTGTTCAAGCTGGTCAGCGCCGGAGCGGCGGCCATCACCCTGCACGCACGCACCGCTTCCCAGCTCTTCGGCGGCAAGGCCGATTGGGAGGCGATCAAGCGCTTGGCCTCCTGGTGCCCGGTGCCGGTTATCGGCAACGGCGACGTTTTCTCCGGCCGCGACGCGGTGCGGATGCTGGGCGAAACCGGCTGCGCGGCGGTGATGATCGGGCGGGGGGCCATGGGCGACCCCTGGATCTTCAGCCGGGCCGCCGCCCGCCTGGCCGGGCGCGAGCCCGAGCCGGTGACCCCGGCCATGAAGCGGGCCGCCCTGCAAGAGCATTTGGAGCTGGCCCGCTCCCTGGGCGGCGAGGGCCATGCCCTGCACTTCGTGCGCCAGTTCATGATGTGGTATTCCCGGGGCCTGCCCGGTGCGACGGCCTTCCGCCGGGCGGCCGGCTCCTGCAACGGCCTGGCCGAGCTGTGGCAAGAGTGCGAGAGATTCTTCGGCGGCCTGGAGCGGGCGGCATGAGGGTGCGCCTGGCCCGGCACGCGGGCTTTTGCATGGGGGTGCGCCGGGCCATGGAACTGGTCCTGGCCCAGGCCCACCATAGCGGGACCAAGGTCTACACCTACGGCCCCCTGATCCACAACCCCCAGGTGTTGGAGCTGTTGGCCGGCAAGGGCATCGAGGCGCTGGGGGAGATACCGCCGCCGGGCAGCATGGACGGAGGCACGGTGATCATCCGGGCCCACGGAGTGCCGCCCGAGGACAAGGCCCGCCTGAGCGAGGCGGGTTTCAGCCGTATCCTGGAGGGCACCTGCCCCCGGGTGATCCGGGTGCAGGCCATCATCAGCCGCGCGGCCAAAAAGGGCGCGGACGTGATCATCGTGGGCGACGCCAGCCACCCCGAGGTGGTGGGCCTGCTGGGTCACGCCCGGGGCCGGGGCCGGGTGGTGTCCAAGCCCATCGAGGTGGCCGATCTGCCTGAGCTCAAGCAGGTGGTGGCCGTGGCCCAGACCACCCAGACCAGCGAGAACTTCGCGGCCGTGGTGCGCGAGCTTACCAAGCGCTTCGGGCCGGTGGAGGTGCACGAGACGATCTGCGCGGCCACCCACCGCCGCCAGGACGAGGTGCGCGAGTTGGCCCGCCAGGTGGACGGCATGGTGGTGGTGGGCGGCCGCGACAGCGGCAACACCCGCCGCCTGGCCGAGGTGGCCGCCGAATCGGGCCGCCCGGTGTTTTTGGTGGAGACCGAAGAAGAGCTGGCCGCCAAGGACCTGGCCCCCCTGGGCACGGTGGGGGTGACCGCCGGGGCCTCCACCCCCAACTGGCTCATCAAGCGGGTGCTCCGCGAGCTGGCCTCCCTGCGCTCGGACCGCGAAGGCGGCCTGTCCTGGGCCCTGCGCCGCGGTTTCCGCTTCCTGGTGCGCTCCCAGCTGCTGGTGGCCCTGGGCGCGGCGGGGGTGACCGGAGCCAGCTGCCTCCTGCAAGAGCTGGTGCCCCACCCGGCCCTGGCCGCCCTGGCCTTCTTCTATATCTACGCCATGCACATCCTCAACCAGTTCCTGGACAAGGAAGCAGGCCAATACAACGACCCGGACCGGGCCCAGTTTTTGATCAAGCACCGCTTCCTGCTCATCGGGGCGGGCGTCTTCAGCGCGGCCGCCGCCCTGGTGCTGTGCTTTATGATAGGCACCTTGCCCTTCATCGTGGTCAGCCTGTTGAGCCTACTGGGCATCACCTATTCGCTCCCGATGGTGCCCCCTCCCCTGCGGCGGCGGCTCAACTTCGCCAGCCTCAAGGACATACCCGGCTCCAAGACGGTGAGCGCGGCCGGGGCCTGGGCGGTGGTGGCCGCGGTCCTGCCGCCCATGGCCTTCAACATCTGGCATCCGGTGTATTTGTCCCTGGCCTTTGTCTATGTGGCCACCCTGGTCTTCTGCCGCTGCGCCATCTTCGACGTGCTCGACGTGCAGGGCGACCTAGTGGTGGGCAAGGAGACCCTGCCCATCGTCCTGGGCGAAGCCAAGACCCAGCGGCTGGTGTGGTGGCTCTTGGGCGGCCTGGCCGGGCTGATGCTCCTGGCCCCCCTGGTGGGGGCTCCGGCCGGGGTGAGCTGGTCGCTCTTGTTGCCCATCGCGGGCATGGCCCTGATGCAGCGGGTGCTGGTCCGGGGCGACATGCTGCCCGGCGCGCTCAGCGAGGGCCTGGTGGATCTGAACTTCTGGCTGGCCGGGGCCTTGGCCCTGGCCTGGTGGCGGCTGTAAGGCCGGCTTCGCCAGCCGCCGGGAGATAGAGATGGAAACTCTGCAAGCCATCCTGGGGCGGCGCACGGTGCGCAGCTTCGCCCAAGACCCCATCGCCCCCGCGACCCTCGAGGCCTTGGTCAACGCGGCGCGCATCGCGCCCTCGGGGGCCAACTTGCAGCCCCTGGAGTTCGTGGTGGTCACCGAGCCCGAGCTTCGGGAAAAGGTCTTCGCGTGTCTCAAGTGGGCGGCCTACACCACCCCCCGGGGCACCCCGGACGCCGAGCACCGCCCCACCGCCTACGTGGCCATCTGCGTGCGCCAAGAGTACAAGGCCTCGGTGGGCAGCGACTACGACCTGGGCGCGGCGGCGGCCACTCTGTCCATCCTGGCGGTGGACCTGGGCCTGGGCTCCTGCTGGCTGAAAAACATCAACTACCCCAAGGTGTCCAAGCTGCTGGGCCTGCCCGAGGGCGTCAAGCTGGACTCCATCCTGGCCCTGGGGGTGCCCGCCGAGGAGCCCAAGCAGGTGGAGCTGAGGCCCACCGACAGCGGCCGCGAGGTGATCAAGTATTGGCGCGACGAGAACGAGCAGCAGTTCGTGCCCAAGCGCAGCCTGGAGACGGTGCTGCACTGGGAGCGCCACCGGGGCTAGGCCAAGAAAAACGGCCGCCGGGCTGATCCGCCGAGGCCGCTGGAAACCATCCCGCCGCTTGGCTAGCGGCCCGTGTCCTTGAGTTCCCGCGCCCGCTGATCAAAGCGCCGGGCCGCCTCCAGCTGGAAGGAGGCGCCCAGGTGGCGCTTCTGCTCCTGGAAGCGGCGGCTGGTGCGCTCCCACAGCTCCTCCAACTCCTCCAGGCTCTTCAGGCGCGCCAGGCGGGCGTTGATGCGGTCCAGCCACTGGATGCGCAGGCGCTCGGCGTTCATCTCGAACAGATCGCGCAGGGCCGCCTGGCGGTCGGGGTTCAGCGGCAGCTCCAGTCCCTGGTCCCAGGCGGCCTGGAACATCTCCTCCAGGCGCTCCAGATCGCTCTCCAGGGCCATGCGCCGCCGCATGCGCTCCAGGAACTGCCCTCCCAAGCGGTCCAGGTTTTCCCGGAAGGCCTCCTCCAGGCGCTGCTGATAATCCAGGCTGCCCTGGGCGGTGAGGGTGAGCTTCTTCAGCTCCTGGTGATAGATGCGCTTGAGCTTGCCCGGACTGGAGGCGCGGCGCACCGCCTCGATCTTGCGCCCCAGGCGCAACGAGTCGGCCACCCCCAGGCTGACCATGCGCTGCAAGGGCTCCAGGCCCAGGCTCAGGCCCTCGCGGGCCCCGATCAGGCCCGAAGCCGACTGGGGGTCCTCCACCAGGGCCGCGTAGTCCAGCCCGCCCACCAGTTCGTTGACTATCTCGAACTTGCGGCCCATGACCCGGGCCAGGGGCGCGAAGCTCACGGTAACCGGCCCCCCGGCCGCCTCGGGCAGCAGGGCCGCCGCGGCCAGGCCCAAAGTCAAAAGGCGGATCTGGTTGGGATAGGACAAGCGCTCGGCCGCCTGGGAAAAGGAGGCCAGGCGGCGGGGCTGGTCCTCGCGGGCCAGAGAGGGCAAGAGGAACTCGCGCACCGGCTCGCTGAGCTGCTCCAGGCCCCAGAGCACCCGGCGTCCCTCGTAGAGGTCGCGCTCGAAGTGCAGCGCGCCCACGGAGCGGAGGTTCTTGAGCCGGTAGATGTATTTAACCGGCACCTCGTTTTCCAGCATGAAAAGGTCGCTGGCATCGATGCGCACCAGGCCCCGGAGTTGGAGCAGGCGGTTGATGCCCGCCAGCACCCGGCCCTTTTCCAGCCAGGGCTCGCGGTCCCCGGCGGGCAGGCGGGTGTTGTCCAGCATGTGCCGCAGGCTCACCGCCGGAGCCCCGTCCTCGCGCAGCTCCAGATAGCGTTCCAGGGCCAGGCGGCGGCGGGCGGTGTCGGCGATCAGCTCCTCCTGGGCCTGGCGGGCCGAGGAGCCGGTGGCCGAGAGGCGGCGCATCAGGTCCAGGCGGGCGAAGTAGCGCTCCAGGAGATCCTCGGTCATCAGGCCCTCGCGGCGGGCGGCCCCGCAGACCACGGCCAAGAGGAACAGCGCCTCCACCAGGGGCGGGTCTTGCCAATCCAACAGCGGCCTGAGCCCCGCCAGACAGGCCTCGCCGAAGATCACCTGCCGGAACAGGTCGTGGCTCTCCAAAAGAAAAGCCAAATCGCGCGGCTGGCCCGGCCCCAGCTCCAGGTAGCTGAGTAGCGGCGAGGAGGACGCGGCCAGGGCGCCCTGGGGCCACTGCTCGTCGTAGAGCAGCACGGCCAGCATGAGCAGGCGGCCGATCTGGGGCTGGCGGCTGAGCAGCTGGGCCAGGGAGGAGGTCAGGCGCTGGAACTGGATCGGCGCGACCCCCACGATGCCCGCCGCCGAGGCCCCGAACTCCTGGCGGGCCATCTCGTGGCTCAGCTGCATGTCCTGGAAGCCCTCCAGGCGGCGTTGCTCCAGGGCGCTGAGCTTGAAGGCGGCGGCCAGGCGGCGCCGGGTCATGGGGTGCCCCGCCGGTTGGGGCAGCAGGCGGTC is a window of Desulfarculaceae bacterium DNA encoding:
- a CDS encoding tRNA-dihydrouridine synthase family protein, which translates into the protein MQSPFVAAPMAGVSSPAFRLMARRAGAAMVYSEMISAIGLMRHQPQTRRLMRQIPGERPLVLQLFGSDPEAMHQAAKVASAEEVDALDVNMGCPVKKVRRQGAGSALLASPSHAAEVFAAVKEGSRLPVSAKIRLGPRPDTTETLVFKLVSAGAAAITLHARTASQLFGGKADWEAIKRLASWCPVPVIGNGDVFSGRDAVRMLGETGCAAVMIGRGAMGDPWIFSRAAARLAGREPEPVTPAMKRAALQEHLELARSLGGEGHALHFVRQFMMWYSRGLPGATAFRRAAGSCNGLAELWQECERFFGGLERAA
- the ispH gene encoding 4-hydroxy-3-methylbut-2-enyl diphosphate reductase: MRVRLARHAGFCMGVRRAMELVLAQAHHSGTKVYTYGPLIHNPQVLELLAGKGIEALGEIPPPGSMDGGTVIIRAHGVPPEDKARLSEAGFSRILEGTCPRVIRVQAIISRAAKKGADVIIVGDASHPEVVGLLGHARGRGRVVSKPIEVADLPELKQVVAVAQTTQTSENFAAVVRELTKRFGPVEVHETICAATHRRQDEVRELARQVDGMVVVGGRDSGNTRRLAEVAAESGRPVFLVETEEELAAKDLAPLGTVGVTAGASTPNWLIKRVLRELASLRSDREGGLSWALRRGFRFLVRSQLLVALGAAGVTGASCLLQELVPHPALAALAFFYIYAMHILNQFLDKEAGQYNDPDRAQFLIKHRFLLIGAGVFSAAAALVLCFMIGTLPFIVVSLLSLLGITYSLPMVPPPLRRRLNFASLKDIPGSKTVSAAGAWAVVAAVLPPMAFNIWHPVYLSLAFVYVATLVFCRCAIFDVLDVQGDLVVGKETLPIVLGEAKTQRLVWWLLGGLAGLMLLAPLVGAPAGVSWSLLLPIAGMALMQRVLVRGDMLPGALSEGLVDLNFWLAGALALAWWRL
- a CDS encoding nitroreductase family protein yields the protein METLQAILGRRTVRSFAQDPIAPATLEALVNAARIAPSGANLQPLEFVVVTEPELREKVFACLKWAAYTTPRGTPDAEHRPTAYVAICVRQEYKASVGSDYDLGAAAATLSILAVDLGLGSCWLKNINYPKVSKLLGLPEGVKLDSILALGVPAEEPKQVELRPTDSGREVIKYWRDENEQQFVPKRSLETVLHWERHRG